The proteins below come from a single Thunnus thynnus chromosome 10, fThuThy2.1, whole genome shotgun sequence genomic window:
- the crabp2a gene encoding cellular retinoic acid-binding protein 2a, with the protein MERKIPDFAGIWEMKSSENFEELLKALGVNVMLRKIAVKAASKPLVEITQDGETLSIKTSTSVRTTHITFTVGQEFNETTVDGRPCTSFPRWETDSKITCEQTLQKGEGPKTSWTREITNDGKLILTMGADDVVCTRVYERQ; encoded by the exons ATGGAGCGCAAAATCCCTGACTTCGCCGGCATCTGGGAGATGAAGAGTTCTGAAAACTTCGAGGAGCTCTTGAAGGCGTTGG gtgtAAACGTGATGCTGCGTAAGATCGCGGTGAAGGCGGCCTCCAAGCCGTTGGTGGAGATCACACAGGATGGAGAGACGCTGTCCATTAAAACCTCAACATCAGTCCGGACCACTCACATCACCTTCACTGTGGGGCAGGAGTTCAACGAGACCACGGTGGACGGACGTCCCTGCACG agTTTTCCACGTTGGGAGACAGACAGCAAGATCACCTGTGAGCAGACCCTGCAGAAAGGAGAGGGGCCTAAAACCTCCTGGACCCGTGAGATAACCAACGATGGCAAGCTGATCCTG ACCATGGGAGCAGATGATGTGGTATGCACCAGAGTGTACGAACGACAATGA